In Phyllopteryx taeniolatus isolate TA_2022b chromosome 1, UOR_Ptae_1.2, whole genome shotgun sequence, the following proteins share a genomic window:
- the LOC133479930 gene encoding carboxy-terminal domain RNA polymerase II polypeptide A small phosphatase 1-like isoform X1, whose protein sequence is MDNPSSVITQVSRDEEGNKAADRVDVGSTSSLSTKKPRSGGLFSIFSCCLCRDQPEPPSVNNNTPLLVEENGTISKIQVKPLLPPVKSKDAGKVCVVIDLDETLVHSSFKPVNNADFIIPVEIDGTVHQVYVLKRPHVDEFLKRMGEMFECVLFTASLAKYADPVSDLLDKWGAFRCRLFRESCVFHRGNYVKDLSRLGRDLNKVIIVDNSPASYIFHPDNAVPVASWFDDMSDTELLDLIPFFERLSKVDNVYTVLKHQGGATS, encoded by the exons ATGGACAACCCGTCCTCGGTCATCACGCAGGTCAGTCGGGATGAAGAGGGAAATAAAGCCGCGGACAGAGTGGACGTGG GTTCCACGTCCTCGCTGTCCACCAAGAAGCCTCGAAGTGGCGGcttattttccatcttttcctGCTGCCTCTGCCGGGACCAGCCAGAACCCCCGTCAGTCAACAACAACACCCCCCTTTTAGTTGAGGAGAATGGCACCATCTCCAAG ATCCAGGTGAAACCGTTGCTGCCACCAGTCAAGTCCAAAGACGCCGGAAAGGTCTGCGTGGTTATCGACCTGGATGAGACACTAGTTCACAGCTCTTTTAAG CCTGTGAACAATGCCGATTTCATTATTCCTGTGGAAATAGATGGAACTGTACATCAG GTGTATGTCCTGAAGCGGCCTCATGTAGATGAGTTCCTCAAGAGGATGGGAGAAATGTTCGAATGTGTCCTGTTCACTGCCAGTTTAGCCAAG TATGCCGACCCCGTCTCTGACCTCCTGGACAAGTGGGGAGCCTTCCGCTGCCGGCTCTTTCGGGAGTCCTGCGTCTTCCACAGAGGAAATTATGTCAAGGATCTCAGTCGCCTTGGCCGCGACCTTAACAAGGTCATCATAGTGGACAACTCCCCTGCGTCTTATATCTTCCATCCCGACAACGCA GTGCCTGTGGCCTCTTGGTTCGATGACATGTCCGACACCGAGTTGTTGGACCTCATTCCCTTCTTTGAGAGGCTGAGCAAAGTGGATAATGTCTACACTGTCCTTAAGCACCAAGGAGGGGCCACAAGCTAA
- the LOC133479930 gene encoding carboxy-terminal domain RNA polymerase II polypeptide A small phosphatase 1-like isoform X2: protein MDNPSSVITQVSRDEEGNKAADRVDVGSTSSLSTKKPRSGGLFSIFSCCLCRDQPEPPSVNNNTPLLVEENGTISKIQVKPLLPPVKSKDAGKVCVVIDLDETLVHSSFKVYVLKRPHVDEFLKRMGEMFECVLFTASLAKYADPVSDLLDKWGAFRCRLFRESCVFHRGNYVKDLSRLGRDLNKVIIVDNSPASYIFHPDNAVPVASWFDDMSDTELLDLIPFFERLSKVDNVYTVLKHQGGATS from the exons ATGGACAACCCGTCCTCGGTCATCACGCAGGTCAGTCGGGATGAAGAGGGAAATAAAGCCGCGGACAGAGTGGACGTGG GTTCCACGTCCTCGCTGTCCACCAAGAAGCCTCGAAGTGGCGGcttattttccatcttttcctGCTGCCTCTGCCGGGACCAGCCAGAACCCCCGTCAGTCAACAACAACACCCCCCTTTTAGTTGAGGAGAATGGCACCATCTCCAAG ATCCAGGTGAAACCGTTGCTGCCACCAGTCAAGTCCAAAGACGCCGGAAAGGTCTGCGTGGTTATCGACCTGGATGAGACACTAGTTCACAGCTCTTTTAAG GTGTATGTCCTGAAGCGGCCTCATGTAGATGAGTTCCTCAAGAGGATGGGAGAAATGTTCGAATGTGTCCTGTTCACTGCCAGTTTAGCCAAG TATGCCGACCCCGTCTCTGACCTCCTGGACAAGTGGGGAGCCTTCCGCTGCCGGCTCTTTCGGGAGTCCTGCGTCTTCCACAGAGGAAATTATGTCAAGGATCTCAGTCGCCTTGGCCGCGACCTTAACAAGGTCATCATAGTGGACAACTCCCCTGCGTCTTATATCTTCCATCCCGACAACGCA GTGCCTGTGGCCTCTTGGTTCGATGACATGTCCGACACCGAGTTGTTGGACCTCATTCCCTTCTTTGAGAGGCTGAGCAAAGTGGATAATGTCTACACTGTCCTTAAGCACCAAGGAGGGGCCACAAGCTAA